One window of the Oncorhynchus mykiss isolate Arlee chromosome 5, USDA_OmykA_1.1, whole genome shotgun sequence genome contains the following:
- the LOC110524808 gene encoding phospholipase A and acyltransferase 4 isoform X2, translated as MEIGDMIEINRGQYKHWALYIGHGKVIQLITPDGPSKVAFCSFSSFSGSVACKGTVTIETLQDVAAGNTYKINNYLDDEYKPRPTDVIMGDVDKLRGSTIKYDLLGNNCEHFVTFLRYGKSKSKQADDFLKDVLTGTAGLLGVLTAFTASTAAAASTLSK; from the exons ATGGAGATTGGTGACATGATTGAGATCAACAGAGGTCAATACAAACACTGGGCTCTGTACATTGGACATGGAAAGGTCATCCAGTTGATAACTCCAG ATGGACCTTCAAAAGTAGCTTTCTGCAGTTTTAGCTCATTCAGCGGCAGTGTTGCCTGTAAAGGCACGGTTACAATCGAGACATTACAGGATGTGGCAGCAGGGAATACTTACAAAATCAACAACTACCTGGATGACGAGTACAAACCAAGGCCGACTGACGTCATTATGGGGGATGTGGACAAATTGAGAGGCAGCACAATAAAATATGACCTCCTTGGAAACAACTGCGAGCATTTTGTTACTTTCCTCCGTTATGGCAAATCAAAGTCCAAACAG GCAGATGACTTCCTGAAGGATGTGTTAACTGGTACTGCAGGCCTGCTTGGTGTACTGACTGCTTTTACTGCTTCTACAGCTGCTGCAGCAAGCACACTTAGTAAATAA
- the LOC110524808 gene encoding phospholipase A and acyltransferase 4 isoform X1 — MQTRSPTTMEIGDMIEINRGQYKHWALYIGHGKVIQLITPDGPSKVAFCSFSSFSGSVACKGTVTIETLQDVAAGNTYKINNYLDDEYKPRPTDVIMGDVDKLRGSTIKYDLLGNNCEHFVTFLRYGKSKSKQADDFLKDVLTGTAGLLGVLTAFTASTAAAASTLSK, encoded by the exons ATGCAAACCAGGAGTCCGACCACA ATGGAGATTGGTGACATGATTGAGATCAACAGAGGTCAATACAAACACTGGGCTCTGTACATTGGACATGGAAAGGTCATCCAGTTGATAACTCCAG ATGGACCTTCAAAAGTAGCTTTCTGCAGTTTTAGCTCATTCAGCGGCAGTGTTGCCTGTAAAGGCACGGTTACAATCGAGACATTACAGGATGTGGCAGCAGGGAATACTTACAAAATCAACAACTACCTGGATGACGAGTACAAACCAAGGCCGACTGACGTCATTATGGGGGATGTGGACAAATTGAGAGGCAGCACAATAAAATATGACCTCCTTGGAAACAACTGCGAGCATTTTGTTACTTTCCTCCGTTATGGCAAATCAAAGTCCAAACAG GCAGATGACTTCCTGAAGGATGTGTTAACTGGTACTGCAGGCCTGCTTGGTGTACTGACTGCTTTTACTGCTTCTACAGCTGCTGCAGCAAGCACACTTAGTAAATAA